A stretch of the Capsicum annuum cultivar UCD-10X-F1 chromosome 8, UCD10Xv1.1, whole genome shotgun sequence genome encodes the following:
- the LOC107839310 gene encoding uncharacterized protein LOC107839310: protein MLFFMDSLLINSPYTALSHSNLLTSNSISYSSFSLSSFWLFRFKRPKKLKASSVTVLCSNRQNPNQEWQEKSLYLKPFSLLVPLFKKVRDFAAKSKWCSVFKGCSGTEEELSGDLLQNGSFGMALLSITATAKVKISPFVATLAANPTFVSGFVAWFMAQSMKVFLNFCVERKWDFRIMFASGGMPSSHSALCTALTTSVAICHGVADSLFPVCLGFTLIVMYDAIGVRRHAGMQAEVLNLIVEDLFQGHPISQRKLKELLGHTPSQVFAGALLGIMVAWMCSQGCLIAL, encoded by the exons ATGCTTTTTTTCATGGATTCTCTCTTAATAAACTCCCCCTATACAGCCCTCAGCCATTCTAATCTTCTAACTTCGAACAGCATTTCGTATAGTTCTTTCAGTCTTTCTTCTTTTTGGCTATTCAGATTCAAGAGACCAAAGAAATTGAAAGCATCTTCAGTCACTGTTTTATGTTCGAATCGACAAAACCCCAATCAAGAATGGCAAGAAAAGAGCTTGTATCTAAAACCCTTTTCGCTTCTTGTTCCACTTTTCAAGAAAGTCAGAGACTTTGCAGCAAAGAGCAAATGGTGTTCTGTTTTTAAAGGCTGTAGTGGCACTGAGGAGGAGCTAAGTGGAGATTTGTTGCAAAATGGAAGCTTTGGGATGGCGCTTTTGAGTATAACTGCAACAGCAAAGGTGAAAATAAGTCCATTTGTAGCTACATTAGCTGCTAACCCGACGTTTGTTTCGGGGTTTGTAGCTTGGTTTATGGCACAGTCAATGAAGGTGTTTTTGAATTTCTGTGTGGagagaaaatgggattttaggaTTATGTTTGCTTCTGGTGGAATGCCTTCTTCACACTCAGCTTTGTGCACGGCATTGACTACCTCAGTTGCTATTTGTCATGGAGTTGCAGATTCATTGTTTCCCGTTTGTTTGGGATTTACTTTAATTGTGATGTATGATGCTATTGGAGTTAGACGGCATGCTGGGATGCAAGCTGAG GTTCTCAATCTGATCGTTGAGGACTTATTCCAAGGGCATCCCATCAGTCAAAGAAAGTTAAAAGAACTTCTTGGCCACACCCCATCCCAGGTTTTTGCTGGGGCTTTGCTGGGCATTATGGTTGCTTGGATGTGTAGTCAGGGTTGTTTAATTGCACTCTGA
- the LOC107839309 gene encoding phosphatidylinositol 4-kinase gamma 4 yields MSSAGVIAISPICNESMFIPSYLHSQESILIYVAMSGSMVPLRVLEYDSIDSVKLQIQTCKGFVVKNQKLVCGGRELARSNSLIRDYGVGDGNVLHLVLRLSDLQVINVKTASGEQFTFNVDRSRDVRYVKRQIAKKKGALGDVDEQEVLCNGERLEDQRLINDICKNNGAVIHLFVRKSAKIRARPVDKNFELSIVAPQVNDEVKESRSGNEVDNKLLALREPPDRASILEPIIVNPKIEVPLVISDLIGSTVEGLDSGHYPIRSSEGTGGAYFMLDATGSKKVSVFKPIDEEPMAVNNPRGLPLSVDGEGLKKGTRVGEGALRECAAYLLDHPKSGKRSFFGEAQGFAGVPPTVFVRCFHSGFNHSDGITPKIGSLQKFMENSGSCEDMGPSAFPVGEVHKIAVLDMRMANADRHAGNILMSKGEDGQIVLIPIDHGYCLPESFEDVTFDWLYWPQARQPFSSETIEYIKSLDVEEDIALLKFYGWDLPLESARTLRISTMLLKKGVERGLTPFTIGNIMCRETLNKESVLEEIVREALDSVLPGSSEDAFLETISHVMDRRLDEIAY; encoded by the exons ATGTCTTCAGCTGGTGTAATTGCAATTAGTCCTATTTGTAACGAGTCTATGTTTATTCCTTCATATTTACATAGCCAAGAATCGATTTTGATATACGTGGCTATGTCGGGGTCAATGGTACCACTGAGGGTTCTTGAATATGATTCGATTGACTCTGTGAAGCTTCAGATTCAGACCTGTAAAGGGTTTgttgtgaaaaatcaaaaattggTATGTGGGGGTCGGGAATTGGCCCGAAGCAATTCCCTTATTAGGGATTATGGAGTTGGTGATGGAAATGTGTTGCATTTGGTACTTAGGTTGTCTGATCTTCAGGTTATCAACGTGAAAACTGCTTCTGGTGAACAGTTTACGTTTAATGTGGATAGGAGCAGGGATGTTAGATATGTGAAGCGTCAAATTGCGAAAAAGAAGGGTGCTTTAGGAGATGTTGATGAGCAAGAAGTGCTTTGCAATGGCGAGAGACTTGAAGATCAAAGGCTTATAAATGATATCTGCAAGAACAATGGTGCTGTCATTCATTTGTTTGTGAGAAAATCTGCAAAAATTAGAGCAAGACCGGTGGATAAGAACTTTGAGTTGTCTATTGTGGCACCACAAGTGAATGACGAGGTTAAAGAGAGCAGGAGTGGGAATGAAGTAGACAATAAGCTTTTGGCTCTTAGGGAGCCTCCTGATAGGGCAAGCATTTTGGAGCCTATCATTGTTAACCCAAAGATTGAAGTGCCTTTGGTGATTAGTGATTTGATTGGTTCTACAGTTGAAGGGTTAGATAGCGGACATTATCCTATTAGGTCCTCTGAAGGCACAGGAGGAGCGTACTTTATGCTTGATGCCACAGGAAGTAAGAAGGTTTCGGTGTTTAAACCTATTGATGAGGAGCCTATGGCTGTGAATAACCCGCGAGGGCTACCTTTGTCAGTTGATGGTGAGGGCTTGAAGAAAGGTACAAGAGTTGGAGAAGGTGCTTTAAGGGAATGTGCTGCCTACCTTTTGGATCATCCAAAAAGTGGTAAGCGTTCATTTTTCGGTGAAGCACAGGGTTTTGCTGGTGTTCCACCAACTGTCTTTGTGAGGTGTTTCCATAGTGGATTCAATCACTCAGATGGTATCACCCCAAAGATTGGGTCCTTGCAAAAGTTCATGGAGAACAGCGGGAGTTGTGAGGACATGGGACCTAGCGCATTTCCTGTGGGGGAAGTACATAAGATTGCAGTGCTTGATATGAGGATGGCGAATGCAGATAGGCATGCAGGAAATATACTGATGAGCAAAGGTGAAGATGGGCAGATTGTCCTCATTCCAATTGATCATGGTTACTGCTTGCCTGAGAGT TTTGAAGATGTTACTTTTGATTGGTTGTATTGGCCACAAGCTCGTCAGCCATTTAGCTCCGAAACTATTGAGTACATAAAATCACTTGATGTGGAAGAAGACATTGCCTTGTTGAAGTTTTATGGGTGGGACCTGCCTTTGGAAAGTGCACGCACACTCCGCATCTCTACAATGCTTTTGAAGAAAGGTGTAGAGAGGGGTCTCACGCCGTTTACCATAGGGAACATCATGTGCCGGGAAACCTTGAACAAAGAATCTGTGCTTGAGGAGATTGTTCGAGAGGCACTGGACTCTGTGCTTCCTGGCTCAAGTGAAGATGCATTCCTTGAGACCATCTCGCATGTCATGGATCGCCGCCTTGATGAAATTGCCTATTGA